A stretch of Armatimonadota bacterium DNA encodes these proteins:
- a CDS encoding peroxiredoxin, giving the protein MSLQLGDVVPNFTQQSTDGPIDFYDYAGSGWVILFSHPKDFTPVCTTELGAVARLKSEFDRRGVKVIGLSVDSLASHQGWVQDIEDTQGVKLNFPLLADEDRTVANLYGMIHPNSDNVFTVRSVFIIDPDKKLRLTLTYPAPTGRNFNEILRVVDALQLTDRNKVATPVNWSHGDDVIILPSVSDEAARELFPDGFTTLKPYLRVTKQPREKAGV; this is encoded by the coding sequence ATGTCACTTCAACTAGGGGACGTCGTCCCAAACTTCACGCAGCAATCGACCGACGGACCGATCGACTTCTACGACTATGCCGGCAGCGGTTGGGTGATCCTTTTCTCTCACCCCAAAGACTTCACGCCCGTGTGCACCACCGAATTGGGCGCTGTCGCGAGGCTCAAATCGGAATTCGACCGGCGCGGCGTCAAGGTCATCGGCCTGAGCGTCGACAGCCTGGCGAGCCATCAGGGCTGGGTCCAGGACATCGAGGACACGCAGGGCGTCAAGCTCAATTTCCCACTGCTCGCCGATGAGGACCGAACGGTCGCCAACCTATATGGCATGATCCACCCGAACTCGGACAACGTGTTTACCGTGCGCTCGGTGTTCATCATCGACCCGGACAAAAAGCTGCGCCTGACCCTCACCTACCCGGCACCGACCGGCCGCAACTTCAACGAGATCCTGCGGGTGGTCGACGCGCTGCAGCTCACGGACAGGAACAAGGTCGCGACGCCGGTGAACTGGAGCCACGGCGACGACGTGATCATCCTGCCCTCGGTCAGCGATGAGGCCGCCAGAGAACTGTTCCCCGATGGCTTCACGACACTCAAGCCCTACCTTCGAGTGACCAAGCAGCCCCGCGAGAAAGCCGGCGTATAG